A single Terriglobales bacterium DNA region contains:
- a CDS encoding tetratricopeptide repeat protein produces MRAEARHRLKEDRFAIATQETIHWTVEHRNKLVLSAVIVGAVLALALGGWYYLRRQDQAASIAMGQALRTYQAPIISAGSSPEPGMTSFPSAQERAKAAQVQFRNIAAKYSHTRNGEIARYFAALADNDLGNTAAAEKELKEISEVHNADLASLAKFALASQYKTSGQDAKAIDLYKQLIAHPSRTVGKAEAQLELASLYAAKQPAEAKKIYEEISKDNPATAAAQIAQARMQDLK; encoded by the coding sequence GTGCGCGCAGAAGCCCGGCATAGACTAAAAGAAGATAGATTCGCTATCGCGACCCAGGAAACGATCCACTGGACGGTGGAGCACCGCAACAAGTTGGTTCTATCTGCCGTAATTGTCGGCGCGGTGCTCGCGCTGGCGCTGGGCGGCTGGTACTACTTGCGGCGCCAGGATCAAGCGGCCAGTATAGCGATGGGCCAAGCGCTACGCACTTATCAGGCTCCCATTATTTCCGCCGGAAGCTCCCCGGAACCTGGGATGACCAGCTTTCCTTCCGCGCAGGAGCGGGCCAAGGCCGCACAGGTGCAGTTCCGGAACATTGCCGCCAAATACTCACATACCCGGAATGGCGAAATCGCCCGCTACTTCGCCGCGCTTGCGGACAATGACCTGGGCAACACAGCCGCCGCCGAGAAGGAATTGAAAGAGATTTCGGAGGTGCACAACGCCGATCTCGCGTCGCTGGCGAAATTCGCATTGGCGTCGCAGTACAAAACCTCCGGCCAGGACGCGAAGGCCATTGATCTCTACAAACAGCTGATTGCTCATCCCTCGCGGACGGTGGGCAAAGCCGAGGCCCAGCTCGAACTCGCGTCCTTGTACGCAGCCAAGCAGCCGGCCGAAGCCAAGAAGATCTATGAGGAGATCAGCAAGGACAATCCCGCCACTGCCGCCGCCCAGATCGCCCAGGCCAGGATGCAGGACCTGAAGTAG